From a single Eleginops maclovinus isolate JMC-PN-2008 ecotype Puerto Natales chromosome 20, JC_Emac_rtc_rv5, whole genome shotgun sequence genomic region:
- the LOC134882799 gene encoding vitamin D3 receptor B, translating into METTVVSTSNLAPDEFDRNVPRICGVCGDKATGFHFNAMTCEGCKGFFRRSMKRKAAFTCPFNGSCTITKDNRRHCQACRLKRCVDIGMMKEFILTDEEVQRKKDLIQRRKDDEAMREAEKEARRPRLSDEQSHVIATLVEAHHKTYDDSYSDFCRFRPPVREGPVTRSASRAASLHSLSDASSDSFSHSPESVDTKMNFNNLLMMYHEQGSSPDSSEEEGSSFSMLPHLADLVSYSIQKVIGFAKMIPGFRELTAEDQIALLKSSAIEVIMLRSNQSFNLEDMSWSCGGPDFKYQISDVTKAGHTLELLEPLVKFQVGLKKLNLQEEEHVMLMAICLLSPDRPGVQDHARIEALQDRLSETLQAYIQLHHPGERLLYAKMIQKLADLRSLNEEHSKQYRSLSFQPEHSMQLTPLVLEVFGSEVS; encoded by the exons ATGGAAACCACAGTTGTGAGTACGTCCAATCTCGCCCCCGATGAGTTCGATAGGAACGTGCCGCGGATCTGCGGCGTGTGTGGCGACAAAGCCACCGGATTCCACTTCAACGCCATGACCTGTGAGGGCTGCAAGGGTTTTTTCAG GCGCAGCATGAAGCGCAAGGCCGCCTTCACGTGTCCCTTTAACGGCAGTTGCACCATCACCAAGGACAACAGGCGCCACTGCCAGGCATGCCGGCTCAAGCGCTGCGTGGACATTGGCATGATGAAAGAGT TCATTCTGACAGACGAGGAAGTGCAGAGGAAGAAAGACCTGATTCAGCGGAGGAAGGATGATGAAGCCATGCGCGAAGCAGAGAAGGAGGCGCGGCGGCCCCGGCTGAGCGATGAACAGAGCCATGTCATCGCCACGCTGGTCGAGGCGCACCACAAAACATATGACGACTCCTACTCTGACTTCTGCCGCTTCAGG CCTCCTGTGCGCGAGGGCCCGGTTACGCGTAGTGCCAGTCGAGCTGCCTCCCTCCACTCTCTGTCTGACGCCTCCTCTGACTCCTTCAGTCACTCACCAG AGTCAGTAGACACCAAAATGAACTTCAACAACCTGTTGATGATGTACCACGAGCAGGGCAGCAGCCCCGACTCCAGCGAGGAGGAGGGCTCCAGCTTCTCCATGCTGCCCCACCTGGCTGACCTGGTCTCCTACAGCATCCAGAAGGTCATCGGCTTTGCCAAGATGATCCCCGGGTTTAG GGAGCTGACGGCAGAGGACCAGATCGCCCTGCTCAAGTCCAGCGCCATCGAGGTGATCATGCTGCGCTCTAATCAGAGCTTCAACCTGGAAGACATGTCCTGGAGCTGTGGTGGGCCGGACTTCAAATACCAGATCAGCGATGTCACCAAAG CGGGACACActctggagctgctggagccACTGGTGAAGTTCCAGGTGGGTCTGAAGAAGCTCAACCTGCAGGAGGAAGAACATGTGATGCTGATGGCCATCTGCCTGCTCTCTCCAG ACCGCCCAGGTGTGCAGGATCACGCGCGGATCGAGGCCCTCCAAGACCGCCTGTCCGAGACCCTGCAGGCCTACATCCAGCTGCACCACCCAGGAGAACGGCTGCTCTACGCCAAGATGATCCAGAAGCTGGCGGACCTGCGCAGCCTCAACGAGGAGCACTCCAAGCAGTACCGCTCTCTCTCCTTCCAGCCGGAGCACAGCATGCAGCTCACCCCGCTGGTGCTGGAGGTGTTCGGCAGCGAAGTCTCTTAG